The sequence below is a genomic window from Bacteroidales bacterium.
TTTGTGATTTTAGATTTCTGATTCTGATTTGCGATTTTTTCGATTTGGAAGGCAAACCCGTTGAATCATAACTCAGAAATCACAACTCACCGAAAATTCCCAATTTCCTAATTTCCTGTATAAGATCATGCTATGAAAACCTGAACAAGTCAATAGGAAATCGGAAATCGGAAATCTTCAAATTGCCCCGGAAAATATTTCCTGTATTTCCGGATGAAATATTTTTTACTTTTGGAAAAATTGGTTACTGAGGTGGTACGGCATATTGTTATCTGGAAACTAAAGGAAACGGACCCTGGTCAGAAATTCCGCATTCTGGAGGAATTTCGTTCCCGTCTGCTTGCGCTGAAAAACGAAATCCCGGGTATTACCGGTATGGAGGTTAAGTTCAATGCAGAAAAAGCTTCCGCTTCGAATGACGATATTGTTCTTATAGCTGATTTTACCGACTGGAAAGCGCTCAACGACTATCAGGTGCACCCTGCCCATCAGAACCTGGTTTCATGGGTTTCCGCTGTGCGGATTTCGCGCTCGGCCATTGATTACGAAATCTGAAAGTATTCTGCATGTTCCCGTTACGAGACAATATCCCCCACAGGCACTTCCCCTACATGAACTGGGCAATTATTCTGGCCTGTACCGCTGTGTTTCTTTTTCAGCTTACCCTGAACCAGCAGGAACAGCAGGCATTTTTCTACCTTTTCGGACTGGTTCCGGCACGCTATTCCCACCCGGAATGGGCACGTTTTTTTGGACTGTATGCAGACAATTATTTCCCTTTCATTACCAATACATTCATGCATGGCGGGTGGGGCCATTTTATCTCCAATATGTGGATTCTTTTTATTTTCGGCGACAATGTGGAAGATCGTATGGGCCACTTCCGCTATCTGCTCTTCTATCTGCTGGCAGGATTGATGGCCAGCCTCACGCATTTTGTCCTGCATCCGGCTTCCACTATTCCTGCTCTTGGTGCTTCCGGGGCGATTGCCGGTGTTATGGCCGCCTATATGTTTCTGTTCCCCTACAGCAGAATACTGGTTCTTTTACCTATCCTTATTATTCCGTTTTTCTTTGAAGTTTCTGCCTTTGTATTTATTGCCATCTGGTTTGTTATTCAGCTTTTCAGCGGCATGAACGATCTTATGTTTCCTGCCTATACGTCGGGAATTGCCTTCTGGGCCCATATTGGCGGCTTTCTTACAGGGCTTCTTACGTTCAGAATCTTTCTGGCCAAACAACGTTAAATGCCATGAAGGTATTTTCAAATGATTTTGTCCGGGTCGATTTTCAGGAACCTTTGCGTTTACTGGAAACAGTGTGGATGCCTCGTTCTTCGGAACTGACCGAAGAAGGCGTTCTCAGGGAAATGAGCCGTTTTCTTGAATATGTTCAACTGTATACTCCTTTGTGCATGATCGCTGATACGCGGTACTTCGGAGTGGGTGTTACCCCCCACCTGCAATCCTGGATTGTACTCAATTTTATGGCAAAAATCATGGAAGCAGGAGTGAAAAAATATGGCATCATTGTTACCGGGGAAAAGTATGAACAGTTGCATGCCGAAACTCAAGCAGAAGAAGGTGAGGAGGAGCTTCTGATCCGGTATTTTACTGACTATAACACTGCCTTTCGATGGGTATGCCAGGTTTGATTCTTTTGCATGCCCTTGAAACCGGCATTTGATATCATTCAATCAGCGCAATGGAGCAAGCTGTTACTGATGGCTTGCAGTAAATCTTCTTTGAGGAAGGGCTTGGCCAGATAACAGGAAGCACCTGCTTCGAGGCATTTCTGTTTGTCCTGCTCATAAGCATAAGCTGTCTGGGCAATCACAGGAGTAAGCGGATGGGCAGAGCGGATACTGCGAATCAGAGAATATCCGTCCAGGTCAGGCAGGCAAATATCGGCCAGTACCAGGTCAATGTGTGTTTCCTGTTCCATAACCTGAAGGCCTTCTTTTCCCGTTACAGCTTCCAGAATGACCGCATGCGTTTCTGTGAGCATTTCCCGCAACAATTCAAGATTGGACGGTGTGTCTTCAATCAGTAAAATTTTTCGTCCTGTCAGATCAAAGCGGGCATCTTTTTCCTCAACGTGCACGGGTTTTTCTTTTTCCGGCTCAGGAAGATAAGGAATGGTGAAGTAAAAAACGGATCCCTTGCCCGGTTCTGACTCAGCCCATATTCTTCCTCCGAATAAGTCAACAAGTCCTTTACTGATCGACAAACCCAGCCCTGAACCTCCGGCCTGCGTTGATATCGTTTCATCCTCCTGCCGGAATCGCTCAAAAATCACACTGATTTTATCCGGATGAATGCCTTTGCCGGTATCGGATACTGAAAAGAGAACCATTTTTTTGTCGTCGGATAATTTGTACTCAAACCGGATATAGCCAGTCTGGGTAAATTTCATACCGTTGGAAAGAAGATTGGCCAATACTTGCTGAAGCCTTACCGGATCGGTTTGTATTTCGTCTTTTCCCTGCGGCAGACCGCATCTGTATTCCAGCAGTAGCTCATTTTTCTGCTTCCTGATGCGCTCCTGTTCATATTGCTGATAAATCTGCTGCATCAGCTTATTCAGACTGCACGGTTCGTAATGAAGCTTCAGCTGCCTGGCTTCCAGTTTTGACAGGTCAATGATGTCATTGATCAGGGTGAGCAGCTGTTTTGTTCCGGTCTGAATGATGTCGGTGTAGAGTTTTCGCTTGGCGGGATTGATGTTTTCATCGGCCAGCAGATAGGAAAATCCAAGGATGCTGTTAATGGGCGTCCGGATTTCATGCGACATATTTGCAAGAAAAGCACTCTTCAGCCGATCGGATTCTTCCGCCTTTTCCTTGGCAACCACCAGCTCCCTGTTCAATCGGATTCGTTCGGTAACATCATTGAAAATGCAAACAACTGAATCAAAAGAAAGTGGAAAAAGAAAAGCTTCCAGCGTACCCTGAAAATGCTTGTCGTGGTATTCAAACTGTTCGGTATAAATTGGTTTCTTGTTGACAAATACGGATTGTATCAAAGCAAACTGACTTTCGGAAAATCCTTTAAATATTTCCTGTAACGGTTTGCCGAGAAAGGAATTGTGTTTAATATGCAGCATTTTGTCGGCGGCAGGGTTAGCTCCCGACAGAATAACCGATCCGTTTTCTGACATGCTGTAAAAGTGCATTCCCAGCGGGTTGGCTTCCACAACACTGCGGAACTTCTTTTCCGATATCTGAAGCATTTCTTCCGCCTGCTTTCTCTGAAGTATCCTCCACAACCCGTCCATGACAAGCGTCAGTTGACGGGCATCGCGTTCTTCATAAGGATCCCGTTTGTTGGCAACACCTGCCACCAGTACTATTTTCCCCTTATCAAATACCGGTACAGTAAGGAAACGTTTCAGAAGGACATGACCGGATGGAAAACCTCTCTTCCAGGGATTATAAGCCTCATAATCATTAATGATTACCGCTTTTCGCTGACGTATGGTTTCCGCCCATAAACCGGCCTGTTCAACCTGAAATTTCCAGGTATGGTCAGGAATATTGCACTCTTTCATTACTTCGGCCGAAAATGCTTCCATATTCATTTCCGTTTCATCCGGGTTGATGCGCCCGATAAAACCCAGGGAACTTTCAGTAAGCCAAAGCACTTTTTCAAGAGCAAAATTGTACAGTTCGCGGGGCGGAAGATCCATCATCCGGTTCAGTTCAATCAATGTTTCCATGCGGTCTATGTCCTGAACCCTGATCTTCTCGGCATATAACTGTTCACTTACATCGGTAACGGTTATTACACGGAATTTTTCTTTTCCCAATGGAATAGACCGCACATTGATTTCGGCCGTAATGCGGGTACCTTTTTTTTTCATGGCCTGATACCGGAGGGTACCTTCGGGTGCCTGTTGAATAAAGGTTTGAAACTCGCGCTTATGCTCCGGTACAACAAACTCAGTTATGGGTTTTTTCTGAATTTCTCCGGGACTGTAACCAAAGATCCGGGCAAATGAATCATTGGCTTCAATAATCCGCATCCCCGTATCCAGCAATGCTACTCCTTCATGGGCTGCATGGGCAAGAATCCTGAACCGTTCTTCTGATTCTCTAAAGGCCGCTTCAGCTTTTTTCTGCGAAGTGGTTTCAAGGGCAATCTCAATGGCACCAGACAATTGTCCATCGGAGTCAAAAAGGGGGAAGCCTCTGACATACCAGGATTGTCCGTTAGGGTGAAGTATTTCAGACTCTCTTGGCTGCCGCGATGCCATGGCTTCCTGAACCGGGCATCCCGGACAGATTTTCTTTTGTTTACTCCATATTTCAAAACAATTTTT
It includes:
- a CDS encoding rhomboid family intramembrane serine protease, translated to MFPLRDNIPHRHFPYMNWAIILACTAVFLFQLTLNQQEQQAFFYLFGLVPARYSHPEWARFFGLYADNYFPFITNTFMHGGWGHFISNMWILFIFGDNVEDRMGHFRYLLFYLLAGLMASLTHFVLHPASTIPALGASGAIAGVMAAYMFLFPYSRILVLLPILIIPFFFEVSAFVFIAIWFVIQLFSGMNDLMFPAYTSGIAFWAHIGGFLTGLLTFRIFLAKQR
- a CDS encoding Dabb family protein produces the protein MEKLVTEVVRHIVIWKLKETDPGQKFRILEEFRSRLLALKNEIPGITGMEVKFNAEKASASNDDIVLIADFTDWKALNDYQVHPAHQNLVSWVSAVRISRSAIDYEI
- a CDS encoding PAS domain S-box protein → MSKNQPPYQASNRNEKLLSLVSLINGCVLITDHQGNIRELYLHEGCRLSFFFNATEGKPIAGIIPALTKEKVLEWISGAEDQGYAIEKHLQYESMTLRIKLAAFREEGQSFILWCFETKPEVWYKKTENQDTAVSLVREKDKEGFLVKGSKIILDALSEIVVVYDQNMQPVWANNAACKSAGLDIDNIAGKNCFEIWSKQKKICPGCPVQEAMASRQPRESEILHPNGQSWYVRGFPLFDSDGQLSGAIEIALETTSQKKAEAAFRESEERFRILAHAAHEGVALLDTGMRIIEANDSFARIFGYSPGEIQKKPITEFVVPEHKREFQTFIQQAPEGTLRYQAMKKKGTRITAEINVRSIPLGKEKFRVITVTDVSEQLYAEKIRVQDIDRMETLIELNRMMDLPPRELYNFALEKVLWLTESSLGFIGRINPDETEMNMEAFSAEVMKECNIPDHTWKFQVEQAGLWAETIRQRKAVIINDYEAYNPWKRGFPSGHVLLKRFLTVPVFDKGKIVLVAGVANKRDPYEERDARQLTLVMDGLWRILQRKQAEEMLQISEKKFRSVVEANPLGMHFYSMSENGSVILSGANPAADKMLHIKHNSFLGKPLQEIFKGFSESQFALIQSVFVNKKPIYTEQFEYHDKHFQGTLEAFLFPLSFDSVVCIFNDVTERIRLNRELVVAKEKAEESDRLKSAFLANMSHEIRTPINSILGFSYLLADENINPAKRKLYTDIIQTGTKQLLTLINDIIDLSKLEARQLKLHYEPCSLNKLMQQIYQQYEQERIRKQKNELLLEYRCGLPQGKDEIQTDPVRLQQVLANLLSNGMKFTQTGYIRFEYKLSDDKKMVLFSVSDTGKGIHPDKISVIFERFRQEDETISTQAGGSGLGLSISKGLVDLFGGRIWAESEPGKGSVFYFTIPYLPEPEKEKPVHVEEKDARFDLTGRKILLIEDTPSNLELLREMLTETHAVILEAVTGKEGLQVMEQETHIDLVLADICLPDLDGYSLIRSIRSAHPLTPVIAQTAYAYEQDKQKCLEAGASCYLAKPFLKEDLLQAISNSLLHCAD